GCTAGTTAAACGACGGTCTTATCACACTTCAAATTTCCATTCGGtgcatttaatattattttgaatgtGGACAGTGTTCGTTTTGCTTCATGGAAATCTTACCCAGTTTATAaacaaccttttttttaaaaaaaaaagaaaatatttttgaacTTGGTGGAAGCTTtcctttttttgttgtttgatatcCTAAAAAAGTTGTATTTTTGACTCTATGAAGTGGTTAATGGGATAGCAGGATTTCAACTGGGAAGTGAAGAACACACAAAGAAGGATCCACCCAATAAAATGTTAATCGCTGTCATTATTGGTTGCTGTTCCTTGGGTGCAATTATCTGTTCGTTgttttgtttatggatttattacaGGAAGAACTCGCACAAGTCCACCACAAACGATGCTAAGAACTCAGGTAACAGCCCATACCCTTTCAGTTTTTCTTCATAGTTCTGGAACCATGAGAGCTTGGGTTTAGGACTGATAATTTCCCCTGCTTCTTCTTTGTGGTCTTAAATTTGAAGATGCTGAGAAAGGGAGTGTTTTGGCACCATTTTTTGGTAAATTCAAGGCTACGAGGACGGTTTCTAAAGAGGGTTCTGCTTCATTTATGGAGTATAAGACACTTGAAAAATCTACAAACAAGTTTCATCAATGTAATATTTTGGGTGAGGGTGGATTTGGGTGTGTTTACAAGGCTCAATTCGATGTTGGTTCTTTTGCTGCTGTTAAGAAGTTGAACTGTGCAAACCAGGATGCAAAAAGAGAATTTCAGGTATTATTTTTTatggaattcttttctttttttttctttaaagaaatttattagTTCCTTTTATGTGTTGAGTTATTGTATGGAATTGCAGAATGAAGTGGATTTACTATGTAAATTTAAGCATCCCAATATAATTTCGCTGTTGGGTTTTAGTAGTGAAAACGAGATGAGGTTTATTGTATACGAATTGATGCCAAATGGTTCTTTGGAAACACAATTACATGGTAACTTTTTTCTCTCCCCTTACTCTCATAAACAACTTAAGAAATCAACACTACAAAAAACTGTATTAATTTTGtttctggaaaattttaaattatatcgcAGGACCTTCTCGTGGATCGTCATTAACTTGGGATATGCGGATGAAAATTGCTTTGGATACAGCAAGGTAAGGCTTTGTTTTGAATTTTCACTTATTCCTCTTAGATAATGAGTATattctttaataaattttaaatgttgacCAGAGGATTAGAGCATCTGCATGAACATTGCAATCCACCAGTCATCCATAGAGATCTGAAATCATCTAATATTCTTTTGGATTCAGCCTTCAATGCTAAGGTGATAATTGTAGTGTAAATCATTAGACCTCCTACACTTTTTTAGTATactttgcattattattattattattattattattattattgctgcTGGACATTCATTACTAATGCCCTATATTAAGCCTATTGGAGCTCACATTCTGTCATTATGGCTCCATACAGCTTTCGGATTTCGGACTTGCAGTAACTTATGCAGCCCAAAACAAGAATAATTTGAAGCTTTCGGGAACTTTAGGCTATGTTGCTCCTGAATACCTTTTAGATGGTATACTCTCTGCACTAATTAGCTCTCATTTTCTGATCTCAATAAATATATGGTCTATAAGACAGCTGCActaatttttatttctctttcataCTATTGGCTTCAAAGGGATCTGGGAATGGCATATCAGCACTCATTTCACTTTCAGTATGAGTGAAATGAATTTCATAACTCTTTTCATAAGAAGCTTAAATGCATTATCTGGTTTTGTAGGTAAATTAACAGATAAGAGTGATGTGTATGCTTTTGGTGTTGTGCTGCTGGAACTTATATTTGGAAGAAAGCCTGTAGAAAAACTGGCACCAGCTCAGTGCCAATCTATTGTCACATGGGTAAGTATGCCTTGCTCTTATGTTAGTTCaggttaaaaaaagaagaagaaagagattgaaaagCCATATTATTATTGAATGCAGGCTATGCCTCAGCTTACTGACAGATCTAAACTCCCTAGCAACGTGGATCCTGTGATACGAGATACAATGGATCTAAAACACTTGTATCAGGTTGGTAAGCTGCTAGTGAAAAAAATGTACTGTGAGTGTCATTAACTTGgttggaaatttgatttttattctaaaatgactttattttgttgTCTACTGTGTCAGATAAGTCTTACTGTTTAGGTTAGGTAGGAACGAGTGAACTGAGAAACACCCATTCTTTCAGTTTGGAGactgattttctttattttgcttAATTTGACTTTGTACCCCTTTAGAATGAAGATTCCTGAGCAAGCAATCACATAGAAAAATTTGTCCATTGTTCTTATTAGGCTTGACTATGCATGTCCTTGGGCTGAATTATTGTCCTCCATtctgaaaaagaaaagatgaaaggtTGTAGCTTTCGGTCACTATCACTAAAGATCTGCTTAATGCTTTGCTAATTACATAGTGGAATCGTGATATGCAGGTCGCTGCTGTGGCTGTGCTATGTGTGCAACCCGAACCAAGCTATCGTCCATTGATAACTGATGTGCTCCACTCGCTTATCCCTCTTGTTCCTATGGAGCTTGGAGGGACTCTAAGAGTTACACAACCTGCAACACCTTAACCCTACAAACTTCCTCTCGTGTGTCGACTGTCTCCAAATCAAGTATTTGATGATTCATGTAATCCCGGGCTTTGCCTCAATTaaatcacacatgcacatcagTTCCATTGCCCAGATTTGATGATAATTTATACCGCAAAGTGTAGTCGGTCGAGCTGGTGTGGAGGATTTTCTGATTGTTGTTGATATCCTTTGTAAATTGCACTATATTCGGAATGCTTTCTTTATACAGCAATTTTAGATTCATGCAACGATAATTTGAACAAAATTCTGCCTTTGCTGTCCAAATCAATTGAATATGGCTAAAAGGATCGGTAAATCTACAAGGAGCAGATGAGATATGATGATGTAAGCGTTAATTTAGTGCATATTAGGTACACCTGCATGGGAATTGAaaggcaaaagaagaaaaaagtatTTTGTGGAAATAAATgggttatttattttatttttatggctCCCACAACTACAAAGGTGACGAGATTTGCAACGTAAACGTGTGCATTAGTTACTAATCGCCATATTAAATCAAATCACCATAGTGATAAAAAAGAGATCTGATTTAATATAGTGATTTGATTTCTTTATCACTATGGGTGGGAATGGGATGTAATTAATAAAAACGTGTTGCATTGATATCACCATTGATGGGATGCAATAAACACAAACAGCAATTAAAGGGAATTGAGAGGATATTCTTATAAAATCTTTGATTGACTAATTgctgcaaaataaaataaaatctttacttgttgtaaaagagaaaaaaaacccaaaatttatggACTCTTATATAGTCTCTGGTTCTAATTCTTATCGTTGTGTCTTTAATTTAATGGCGGCTTTCTCTTGAGGCGCGCTCTATTTCTTTGATTCCCTCTAATATCGTGCTTTATTTCTGGAAGGAAAATGGCAGCCTAATCAATCAAGTTTCCTTTAATATGTATTTGAAATCTATTTGTACGCTGGCTGGATGAGAAAAGACTTGGTTTCCTTGATTGTATTCCATAAATGGATCAAATCCCAGTTTATTCTCTCATAATTGTTGGAGATTTCACCTCTTTTATCTCCGAAATATTAAATTTACTCGGATTTCAAAAGGCATTTTCCTGGAAAATTTCACCCTTTAAGTTCATATCCTTTggcaagtttcatcttttgaGTACTGAAAAAAAATGGATCCAATACGCAAGAAATTGCTCATAGCAGCATTTACGATACTTTGCTTTTCATTTACTGCAATTTTATTGTCTTTGGTTTGCTTGTGGAAGATTcataggaagaagaagaagaacaattCAGAAAAACTACTTACTCAGGCTGATGACCAGAGCCTTGGTATGTGTTATTAGTCAAAATTAACGTTTGATTTGTATGATATTTTGtgaatgttattattattattatggtctaattacttCATGTTTTGGTAGAAGATGCTGAGAAGGGGGTTGCATTCTCACCATCATCATTCTTTGCTAAATGCAATTCATTGAGTACACTGTCACTCAAAGGATTTGCATCATTTATTGATTATAAAATGATTGAGAAAGCTACTAAAAATTTCGATAAAATCAACATATTGGATGAGAGTGGATTTAAACTTGTTTACAAGGCCATACTTGATAATGGTACTGAAGTTGCTGTGAAGAAGGTGTTTTGCTTAATTAAGGGTATACAAAGAGAATTTGAGGTATTACTATTGAACtactttttaaaacatttagaaccctttgttgttgttgttgtttttctgATTATGCTGTAATGCTTGCAGAATGAGGTGAAATTATTGAGCAGATTTCATCATTCCAATGTAATTTCTTCTTATGGATATAGCATCGAAAATGAAACAGGGTTTGTTGTGTATGAATTGATGCACAATGGTTCCTTGGAAACTCAATTGCATGGTACAAAATTTTTCCACCTTTGTTTAGGAACtccttgtttttttattatttactaacCCAATTCTCCCTCTTGATTTTAGGACCATCTCGTGGTTCTCAGCTAAGTTGGCATAGGCGACTGAAGATAGCTCTTGATATAGCAAGGTGAACATTGGGCAGTGAGCTTtctatattttacttattataatatgattttaaataatgtttaatatCTTGACTTGTTTGCTCAGAGGATTACAGTATTTGAATGAGCTCTGCATCCCACCCATCATCCATAGAAATTTAAAACCCTCGACTATACTATTGGATTCCAACTTCAATGCTAAGGTAAACAATGTCAAATGATGTAAAACAAAATCAACTATTGAAATGTGTGAGTGTAAATTTATTTGTGCAGTTGGTACTAAATTCTTGGGTTTGCATTAAGATATTGCATTGATATTTTGGTGAGCTTTGGTTTCTTTCTCATCATTTGTATGGGATCCAGATCTCAGACTTTGGTATGGCCGCTGTTGTTGCTGGTGGTGGTGGTGGCAAGGAAGGCGGGCTTAGTAGAAGTCTTAACTTTTTGGGCAAAACAGGCCCAATAGCTCCAGAATCCATTTTGAATGGTATGCtcgtaaaattaattttcattggTTCTACTGTACTATGATCTTGTTACAAGATactataattacaaaaatttgtcACATTTGCTGCTACTGTACTATGATCTTGTTAGGTGAGACGCTTACCTGCTTTTCCAGGTATATTAACAGATATGAGCGACGTTTATGCTTTTGGTGTTATACTTTTGGAACTTGTATTAGGAAGAAAGGCTTTAGAAATGTCGGAAGTATCAGGGCAGGAATGCCTTGTAAGATGGGTATGTCCGCGCCTGCTCCTACATTTATTCGCTGTAAGAATGTCTGGATTTTAGTACATTTAATATTGTCATTTATGAATCCAGGCCAGGGGTGTGCTCACCGACAGACATGTCATGCCCAATGTTGTGGATCCCGTGATCAGAGGCACCATTGAGTGTCAAACACTTAAACCAGGTTggcctaaaatttaaatttggtcCTATCAAAATTCATCCAGACCGAGCTGATATCATATATGCTTACTACATTCAGGTTGGGGTGATAGCTTATCTATGCCTTGAAGACGAGCCAAAATATCGCCCATTGATAACCGACATTTTGAACTCTCTGGTCCCTCTTGTTCCCGTGGGCCTTGGAGGGACATTAATAGTTTAGCTGCGACTCTTTTCAAAGTAGGTTTAGTTTCTGAATTATCTCCATGCATTTGATCCTGAACTTAACATATGTAGAGGACAATCTACTTGTTTATAAACATCTGCATTTTTGTATGTTGCAATGTGTTCTGTGAGACGCTTTGTACGGCACTTAATCTTTTGCTCTCACACAAAAAATCAATCCTTGATAATCCCAAGATTTAAACACAATTATTTAACATATGAAAATAACATTACACAACAAATTATGAAATCTAAATTTCGACAGGTATCTCTATCATCAGTCAGGAACTCTATTGTAGGAGGCAATCTTATAATAAACAAGCATGCGTTCTAGATTTGCTGGAAAACTACACCAGTTTCCACATCCAGCAAAACAAACTAGAGGATGCAAATTGCCTCTATCAAAACTTGAAATATATTAGTGTTTAACGCCTAGTTAACACACGTTATTATAAAATCCTTTTCGTAAAATCACTTCACTTATGGTTTTCGGTTCAAATCAACTAAAATTCCAAGCTACCATCATCCCaacttttcattaattttaactgACATTGTGGTAAGAATCAATGATGGCATCGGCAAGGTATTCACACTTGGCCAACGATAATCCTGCAAGGGATATCCTTCCATCCTTGGTCATATATACGTGCCACTTGTTGGTCATGTTATCACACtattaagaaaaaaaaccaaataaccATTACTAAGAATATTGCCTTATGATGCCTCAGAAAATTTATAATATGATACTTCTATTATCGACATGATCCAATTTTAACCAGTCAGGTATCTGAATTTTGAATCCATTTATCATGTTAACTCAAAGGTAACAGTGTTTAAATTCTAATATGTCAAAGGCCTTGCAAAACATGAACCCAACACGAGGTTATAGGTCAAAGATGTGGTGATATAGAGAGTGCAATAAATGAATACTCCAAAAATGACAAAGAAAGGTGCGAGCAAGCTATTACCTGAGCTTTGTTTAAGCCTGTGAATGAAAACATTCCAATTTGCTTAAGAACAAATGACCAATCCTTCCCACTTTTATCTTTGGAAGAAAGACTGTCGAATAATTTGTGTCTCACATTCTTGATTCTCCCAGCCATCATTTCCATCTCTGCATTCCACTCCTTGAAGAGTGCTGCATCCCCAACAATATTGGCAACAATCCTAGCCCCATGAACAGGAGGATTTGAGTACATTGGTCTAGCAATTCTTTTTAGCTGGCTCTTAACCCTGAAATAGACGGACAGAATAGAACACATCCCTTAAACAATATATCAATTACCATTCACAAGGACTAGAAGCCAGTATTAAATTATGTGTAACATGCGACTCAtttgaattaatattcattagaGCAATTGGTGAAGGAACCTAGGATGTGAAAAGACAATAATTCAACGGTTATAACTTTGCCAACAGATTCACGATGCAAATTAAACATAACCATCAATTATTTTCTGTAAGATTAATTCTCTATGTATCAGAAAGCTAAGAGTGTTAACTATGACAGCATATTGAAACTTGAACACAATCTTACCATAGTCAAGAATGAAGGGAAATTAATATATCCCTGCATGTAAcacagcaaaattactgaaaaataaaagaaatccaGCTACATGGCCTTATTCTTGATTTGCATGCATTTCTAGTTGTTAGCTTAATTGACAAAAAGGTTCACTACATAACATTCCAAGATGTTAAGTTCAACTGCACCTTGCAGCAGCATCTGGTGATGAGCAAACGACATTAATTGCACCAATCCTTTCTGCATAAAGGCCAAGATTTTTACTGTATGATTGAGCAGCAATGACCTCCATACCACGGGCCACAAACATCCTCACAGATGCTGCATCAGCATCAAGGCTTCCACTTGCAAACCCCTATCACCAAATGTAAATAAACGAGCTCTCTAAATATTATCTTTACCAGAACTCTATATAATGGTACAATTTTAGACCACAACCTTAAACCAAGTTTTATATCAGGCAACTAATACCTGGTATGCAATATCAAAAAATGGAATATGGTTCTTCTCTTGGATAACATCTGCAATTATTTCCCACTGTTCAGGGGTTGGATCAATACCAGTTGGGTTGTGAGCACATCCATGAAGAAGAATAAAAGATCCCTCAGGAGCTGCCTGCAAAGTGCGATTTAAGAATAAATCCTTTGAAGGGGAGAGATGATATTGGTATTTTTTCTTGTGAGCTCTTTAAGGCAGAAGATGACCTTGATGTCTGCTATCATCCCTTCAAAATCCAAGCCAACTGTTTTAGGGTCATAGTATCGGTATTCTGACCATGGGACCTTAGCATCATTGAAAATGTTCTTGTGATTACCTGTGAGACAGTTTCATTAATGATTAGAATACATACTATTGAACAAATTTCCAAGCTAAGTTTAAGATGGTAAATTACCCACCCCACGTGGGAGATGATATCAGAACTTCTCCCCTGGGAAAATATCGTTCTATAAGCGCAGCAGCCAGTCGAAGTGAACCAGTCCCTGAAAGCCCTTGAACTGTTGCAACCTGTTAAATTAAATACATAcattaaaaagaaacaaattcaatCTTCTCAAACTTTTCCTTAACAGCAAAATTCTTAGGTACCCTTTGTTGCTTTATAACTGGGTTGTCTGCTCCAAATAACAAATCTGCTGTCACCTTATTGAAAGCAGCCAAACCTTCAATCGGGAGATACTACATGTGAAAATAGTCTACATTTAGAAACCTTAAAGGAGATGATGATTTCagttatatatgtgaattagtaaATTAAGTTACCTCCCGGTTTTCCCCCTTCTCCAGTAGAAGTTTATCTGCCTAGAAAACAGACAGTTtccagaataaaaataatttcagctcaatttatAACTGTTGAAGAAATGAATACTCACACATGACAGCAACAAGCAAAGTAAATTAAAAGCTATGTCAATGAGAACTTAGAGGCTAGAGCAGACCACCACTCATAAAATTATATGAACTATCAACTACTTTAGGAAAGAACTCACTAACCTTTTTAACCACATCAAGGACATAGGGCTGTAGCTCTTCAGTTCGATAGGCCCCAACTCCAAGGTTGAGCTTCAACTCATGGTTGTCTGCTTTGAAAGCTTCAGAAACCCCAAGAATTGGATCAGGGGGAGCCATTGTTATACCTTCAAAACGAGACACATTGGAAGCGACAACCATTGATATTCGACCAAAAGACTGCAAACAACCAAATAACTCGGATAAAGATGcaaagaaagggaaaaaagaaagaacaaaaatcCCAGCGGCCCGCAGTCGATCTATGTAAACCCTGCAACATAAGTGGATTACTACATACATAGATATAGGTAAAACTCCAATTATAATTACATAACTACACGGAGAGTTTATCTAAAATTGCGAATGGAACAGAAAATTATAGGAAGAAAAAAGAGTACCTTTGTTTTCATGAAGGgattgtttttctcttttttgaaGCACAAGCTGGTATTTCTAAGATTCAGTTTTCCCTGTGAAGATATCTTTCCATTTCTCAATAACCAAACagtaagtaaaataaaaacagaaaagaaagacCAAATTTTGAAGAAAGGGATCAGAAATACCTTTTCAATATCATGAGAAGAGAGTGAAGCAGAGGGAGTTGCAGAAGCTAAAGAGAACACCGATGAAGCCATCTGGAAATCTAACAACAAGAATGTCAGTCAGATGAGTAGTTGATTGAACCCTAAACTTTAACAATGTGAATTTGGGAGGGAGAAAGGAGATGAGTGGGGTTGGGTTCGAAAGGAGGTGAGCTCTCCTCACTTAAGAACGATCTTAGAGAAATAAAGGGGCGATGAGTTCGAAGCGAAAGCTCGTGATGATCAAAATTCAAAACTGggtctatttattatttattaagctaaaaaaaaatagttaaaaccGTGAAATGGTGTTGGAATAGGAAACCGCATGCGTGCTGTCACTAGCGAGATTGTGATTTGTGAAGGGGTAATATATCGGTCATTCACGAAACAGCCGTAGTAGACTTAACAGTGGGGATAGTCATTTGCCACATG
The genomic region above belongs to Gossypium hirsutum isolate 1008001.06 chromosome D05, Gossypium_hirsutum_v2.1, whole genome shotgun sequence and contains:
- the LOC107906854 gene encoding probable receptor-like protein kinase At1g80640 isoform X1 encodes the protein MKKLLQLFLFLVSLIFTHENMIVIAVPGPLASSLSPVSSPFSSPISASMSAFSPVVNGIAGFQLGSEEHTKKDPPNKMLIAVIIGCCSLGAIICSLFCLWIYYRKNSHKSTTNDAKNSDAEKGSVLAPFFGKFKATRTVSKEGSASFMEYKTLEKSTNKFHQCNILGEGGFGCVYKAQFDVGSFAAVKKLNCANQDAKREFQNEVDLLCKFKHPNIISLLGFSSENEMRFIVYELMPNGSLETQLHGPSRGSSLTWDMRMKIALDTARGLEHLHEHCNPPVIHRDLKSSNILLDSAFNAKLSDFGLAVTYAAQNKNNLKLSGTLGYVAPEYLLDGKLTDKSDVYAFGVVLLELIFGRKPVEKLAPAQCQSIVTWAMPQLTDRSKLPSNVDPVIRDTMDLKHLYQVAAVAVLCVQPEPSYRPLITDVLHSLIPLVPMELGGTLRVTQPATP
- the LOC107906854 gene encoding probable receptor-like protein kinase At1g80640 isoform X2; this encodes MKKLLQLFLFLVSLIFTHENMIVIAVPGPLASSLSPVSSPFSSPISASMSAFSPGFQLGSEEHTKKDPPNKMLIAVIIGCCSLGAIICSLFCLWIYYRKNSHKSTTNDAKNSDAEKGSVLAPFFGKFKATRTVSKEGSASFMEYKTLEKSTNKFHQCNILGEGGFGCVYKAQFDVGSFAAVKKLNCANQDAKREFQNEVDLLCKFKHPNIISLLGFSSENEMRFIVYELMPNGSLETQLHGPSRGSSLTWDMRMKIALDTARGLEHLHEHCNPPVIHRDLKSSNILLDSAFNAKLSDFGLAVTYAAQNKNNLKLSGTLGYVAPEYLLDGKLTDKSDVYAFGVVLLELIFGRKPVEKLAPAQCQSIVTWAMPQLTDRSKLPSNVDPVIRDTMDLKHLYQVAAVAVLCVQPEPSYRPLITDVLHSLIPLVPMELGGTLRVTQPATP
- the LOC107902807 gene encoding probable receptor-like protein kinase At1g80640, yielding MIEKATKNFDKINILDESGFKLVYKAILDNGTEVAVKKVFCLIKGIQREFENEVKLLSRFHHSNVISSYGYSIENETGFVVYELMHNGSLETQLHGPSRGSQLSWHRRLKIALDIARGLQYLNELCIPPIIHRNLKPSTILLDSNFNAKISDFGMAAVVAGGGGGKEGGLSRSLNFLGKTGPIAPESILNGILTDMSDVYAFGVILLELVLGRKALEMSEVSGQECLVRWARGVLTDRHVMPNVVDPVIRGTIECQTLKPGWGDSLSMP
- the LOC107906851 gene encoding aspartate aminotransferase, chloroplastic isoform X1; the encoded protein is MASSVFSLASATPSASLSSHDIEKISSQGKLNLRNTSLCFKKEKNNPFMKTKSFGRISMVVASNVSRFEGITMAPPDPILGVSEAFKADNHELKLNLGVGAYRTEELQPYVLDVVKKADKLLLEKGENREYLPIEGLAAFNKVTADLLFGADNPVIKQQRVATVQGLSGTGSLRLAAALIERYFPRGEVLISSPTWGNHKNIFNDAKVPWSEYRYYDPKTVGLDFEGMIADIKAAPEGSFILLHGCAHNPTGIDPTPEQWEIIADVIQEKNHIPFFDIAYQGFASGSLDADAASVRMFVARGMEVIAAQSYSKNLGLYAERIGAINVVCSSPDAAARVKSQLKRIARPMYSNPPVHGARIVANIVGDAALFKEWNAEMEMMAGRIKNVRHKLFDSLSSKDKSGKDWSFVLKQIGMFSFTGLNKAQCDNMTNKWHVYMTKDGRISLAGLSLAKCEYLADAIIDSYHNVS
- the LOC107906851 gene encoding aspartate aminotransferase, chloroplastic isoform X2; the protein is MASSVFSLASATPSASLSSHDIEKGKLNLRNTSLCFKKEKNNPFMKTKSFGRISMVVASNVSRFEGITMAPPDPILGVSEAFKADNHELKLNLGVGAYRTEELQPYVLDVVKKADKLLLEKGENREYLPIEGLAAFNKVTADLLFGADNPVIKQQRVATVQGLSGTGSLRLAAALIERYFPRGEVLISSPTWGNHKNIFNDAKVPWSEYRYYDPKTVGLDFEGMIADIKAAPEGSFILLHGCAHNPTGIDPTPEQWEIIADVIQEKNHIPFFDIAYQGFASGSLDADAASVRMFVARGMEVIAAQSYSKNLGLYAERIGAINVVCSSPDAAARVKSQLKRIARPMYSNPPVHGARIVANIVGDAALFKEWNAEMEMMAGRIKNVRHKLFDSLSSKDKSGKDWSFVLKQIGMFSFTGLNKAQCDNMTNKWHVYMTKDGRISLAGLSLAKCEYLADAIIDSYHNVS
- the LOC107906851 gene encoding aspartate aminotransferase, chloroplastic isoform X3 codes for the protein MAPPDPILGVSEAFKADNHELKLNLGVGAYRTEELQPYVLDVVKKADKLLLEKGENREYLPIEGLAAFNKVTADLLFGADNPVIKQQRVATVQGLSGTGSLRLAAALIERYFPRGEVLISSPTWGNHKNIFNDAKVPWSEYRYYDPKTVGLDFEGMIADIKAAPEGSFILLHGCAHNPTGIDPTPEQWEIIADVIQEKNHIPFFDIAYQGFASGSLDADAASVRMFVARGMEVIAAQSYSKNLGLYAERIGAINVVCSSPDAAARVKSQLKRIARPMYSNPPVHGARIVANIVGDAALFKEWNAEMEMMAGRIKNVRHKLFDSLSSKDKSGKDWSFVLKQIGMFSFTGLNKAQCDNMTNKWHVYMTKDGRISLAGLSLAKCEYLADAIIDSYHNVS